In a single window of the Flavobacterium sp. W4I14 genome:
- a CDS encoding cell fate regulator YaaT (PSP1 superfamily) (product_source=COG1774; cog=COG1774; pfam=PF04468) has protein sequence MGCGSCSTGGGCTPNGCKSNGSCGTGGCQTMEVHDWLSNLDMPSNYKPFQVTEIKFKGSRKEFFLNNDNIYLEIGELVAVEGPTGGFDVGHVSLTGELVRIQMKRRKTALDQVTKKIYRKATEADVEKWNAAKGMEWETMHKARKLALDLRLQMKISDVDYQADKTKATFFYTADGRVDFRELIKKMAESFRIRIEMRQIGMRQEAGRLGGIGSCGRELCCSTWLTNFKTVSTAAARYQNLSLNTLKLAGQCGKLKCCLNYELDTYLDALKDIPDRIENLDTEAGYARHQKTDIFKKIMWFSYMGDENWIPVKAARVKEIMAMNKAGKKAPNLKEEAVQIAAPVVVEKSFDYENVVGQDSLTRLDERSRGKNNQNKNNNQKNNRNNNQNKRERIPTGEKNAGPNNKTQQPQQGVQKAQQGGKQQPNGPKPQQAVPKPQHVNGPKPQNNKPKQQPQVQKPVIKAEGNVAAESVKPEQSKNKNRNNRRKNNNRRNNNNGSENKPAAE, from the coding sequence ATGGGATGTGGAAGTTGTTCAACAGGTGGTGGTTGCACCCCTAATGGATGCAAAAGTAATGGCTCATGCGGCACCGGTGGTTGCCAAACAATGGAAGTTCACGATTGGCTATCTAATTTGGATATGCCTTCTAATTATAAACCTTTTCAGGTTACAGAAATCAAATTTAAAGGCTCACGCAAAGAGTTTTTCCTCAATAACGATAACATTTACCTCGAAATTGGGGAACTTGTTGCCGTTGAAGGGCCAACTGGTGGTTTTGATGTAGGCCACGTTTCGCTTACGGGTGAACTGGTAAGGATCCAGATGAAACGCCGCAAAACGGCACTCGATCAGGTAACCAAAAAAATCTACCGTAAGGCTACAGAAGCTGACGTAGAAAAATGGAATGCCGCTAAGGGGATGGAGTGGGAAACCATGCACAAAGCCCGTAAACTAGCCTTGGATCTTCGTTTACAGATGAAAATCAGTGATGTAGATTATCAGGCCGATAAAACCAAAGCCACTTTCTTTTACACAGCAGATGGACGTGTGGATTTCCGTGAGCTCATTAAAAAAATGGCAGAGAGTTTCCGTATCAGGATTGAAATGCGCCAGATCGGGATGCGTCAGGAAGCTGGCCGTTTAGGCGGAATCGGCTCCTGCGGCAGAGAATTATGCTGCTCAACTTGGTTAACCAACTTCAAAACCGTATCTACGGCGGCGGCGCGTTATCAAAACTTATCACTAAATACTTTAAAGCTTGCGGGGCAGTGCGGTAAATTAAAATGCTGTTTAAACTACGAGCTGGATACTTATTTGGATGCTTTAAAAGATATTCCTGATAGAATTGAAAACCTTGATACTGAGGCTGGTTATGCCCGTCACCAAAAAACCGACATTTTCAAAAAAATCATGTGGTTTAGTTACATGGGAGATGAAAACTGGATTCCTGTTAAGGCTGCGCGTGTAAAAGAGATCATGGCGATGAACAAGGCGGGCAAAAAAGCGCCTAACTTAAAAGAAGAGGCCGTTCAGATTGCTGCGCCGGTTGTGGTAGAAAAATCTTTCGATTACGAAAATGTAGTTGGTCAGGATAGTTTAACCCGCTTAGATGAACGCTCGCGTGGTAAAAACAACCAGAACAAAAACAATAATCAGAAAAACAACCGCAACAACAACCAAAATAAAAGAGAAAGAATTCCTACCGGAGAGAAAAATGCAGGGCCTAATAATAAAACTCAGCAACCTCAACAGGGCGTGCAGAAAGCTCAACAAGGCGGAAAACAACAGCCTAATGGACCAAAACCACAACAAGCAGTACCTAAACCACAGCATGTAAACGGGCCAAAACCTCAAAACAATAAGCCAAAACAGCAGCCACAGGTGCAAAAGCCTGTAATAAAAGCTGAAGGAAATGTAGCGGCCGAGAGCGTTAAGCCAGAACAGAGCAAAAACAAGAATAGAAATAACCGTAGGAAAAATAATAACCGCCGAAACAATAATAATGGCTCAGAAAATAAACCTGCTGCTGAATAA
- a CDS encoding gliding motility-associated lipoprotein GldH (product_source=TIGR03511; pfam=PF14109; superfamily=53795; tigrfam=TIGR03511; transmembrane_helix_parts=Inside_1_12,TMhelix_13_35,Outside_36_163), protein MAQKINLLLNKRQVLLLGFLFITSLFVGCTPNVIDSNVEIASRRWTYRNHIATPFEIKDNTKAYNIYFKFRHTADYKYANIFILAHFKDGKKTITRRYQYKLAKNDGEWLGSGSGNVFSYTLPMLTNYHFPQNGKFEIEIEQNMRDNPLLEVSDVGLLIEEAK, encoded by the coding sequence ATGGCTCAGAAAATAAACCTGCTGCTGAATAAAAGACAAGTATTGTTGCTTGGGTTTTTATTCATTACTTCACTATTTGTTGGCTGTACACCCAACGTAATCGATAGTAATGTAGAAATTGCCAGCCGCAGGTGGACCTACCGTAACCATATTGCGACACCGTTTGAGATTAAGGATAATACAAAGGCCTACAACATTTATTTTAAGTTTAGACATACCGCCGATTATAAATATGCCAATATTTTTATCCTTGCCCATTTTAAAGATGGTAAGAAGACGATAACCCGGCGTTATCAATACAAACTTGCCAAAAATGATGGCGAATGGCTGGGTAGTGGTTCCGGAAATGTGTTTAGTTACACCCTGCCGATGTTAACCAATTATCATTTTCCCCAAAATGGCAAGTTTGAGATCGAAATTGAACAGAACATGCGCGATAATCCGCTTTTAGAGGTAAGTGATGTTGGTTTATTGATTGAAGAGGCAAAATAA
- a CDS encoding iron complex outermembrane receptor protein (product_source=KO:K02014; cath_funfam=2.170.130.10,2.40.170.20,2.60.40.1120; cog=COG1629; ko=KO:K02014; pfam=PF00593,PF07715,PF13715; superfamily=49464,56935), with product MIRILLKNILPLVFFLISTQLFAQGLKGKVTDSAGLAIPGATVQVVGSKIGTSSDGNGLYALKFPSPGAYKVRISFTGYQTSEVAVQIDNTVKTMDFALQDAKELLSDVVVVGSRSTPRTNIESVVPVDLISTKDVKVFAQTDLTQILNFVAPSFSSNRQTVSDGTDHIDPASLRGLGPDQVLVLVNGKRRHTTALVNINGTFGRGSVGTDLNSIPVSAIERIEVLRDGAAAQYGSDAIAGVINIVLKKITPYSFSTSFGQSSSSALGRDFSDGRTFQADFSKGWAFKNDKGFINFAAQYLQRGYTNRGGLDTRPLLYSASPTKGSTETEADFQARFASLKAADDARARANGLDRNNMRVGNSDSKNGGGFLNGQFNFGKTTQLYYAAGFTHKTGSAAGFYRLPTQTTQIDLSIYPNGFLPFIDTKINDYSFSAGLRGKIGTWDYDLSNTSGENTIEFNIDNTVNASLPTGTSPTSFYAGELLFRQNTSNLDLSKKHTFDSGFLTSLNTAFGAEFRIDNYQIKEGELLSYSNGGRLIGTSPTASGAQVFPGFKPSNALDKSRHNVGAYADLEAEFGPRVTLGAAGRYENYSDFGSNFSYKFTGKVKLFGDISLRGAYSTGFRAPSLHQQYFNNESTQFVGTNATQVLTVNNANPIVAQFGVGALKPEISKSGSLGLAGKIAKTFTFTIDAYNIDISDRIVFSSQYARERVGGVLVPTGVVNQILNTVDPTAQINSVQFFTNAITTNTAGIDVVLTNRFNLGAKSSLILSVAGNVNKTVVRSIQGSDKIESDPTLKAKLFDRLERSRFESSVPKNKLNITATYNVNKLSFVARTVRFGEVTYLNAIDPNVAANGLPTQLDQTFAPKWITDFSVSYAANKTWSATVGANNIFDIYPDKLYIDPRNNENNLSGNVAGNYSGGLDNTSNGRFLYPRAVSQFGFSGRYVYGKIACTF from the coding sequence ATGATACGAATTTTACTCAAAAACATCCTTCCCCTCGTCTTCTTTTTAATTTCTACTCAATTATTTGCTCAAGGCTTAAAAGGTAAGGTAACCGATTCCGCAGGCTTAGCTATTCCAGGTGCTACTGTTCAGGTAGTTGGCTCAAAAATTGGAACATCTTCTGATGGAAATGGACTCTATGCCTTAAAGTTTCCTTCACCCGGGGCTTATAAAGTCCGGATTTCTTTTACCGGTTATCAAACTTCCGAAGTAGCTGTTCAGATTGATAATACCGTAAAAACAATGGATTTTGCATTGCAGGATGCGAAAGAATTGTTAAGTGATGTAGTTGTGGTTGGATCAAGATCAACACCAAGAACGAACATTGAAAGTGTGGTACCTGTTGATCTGATTTCTACAAAAGACGTTAAAGTATTTGCTCAGACAGATTTAACGCAGATTTTAAACTTTGTGGCGCCATCTTTTAGCTCTAACCGGCAAACCGTTTCTGATGGTACCGATCACATCGATCCTGCATCTTTACGCGGTTTAGGACCAGATCAGGTTTTGGTGCTGGTAAACGGAAAACGCAGGCATACTACAGCATTGGTAAACATTAACGGTACTTTCGGGCGCGGTTCTGTTGGAACCGATTTAAATTCCATCCCGGTTTCGGCAATAGAACGCATTGAGGTACTACGTGACGGTGCTGCGGCGCAGTATGGTTCGGATGCCATTGCGGGGGTAATCAACATTGTGTTAAAGAAGATAACGCCGTATAGTTTCTCTACCTCTTTTGGTCAGTCTTCATCAAGTGCCCTAGGTCGCGATTTTAGCGATGGCAGAACCTTTCAGGCTGATTTTAGCAAGGGATGGGCATTTAAAAATGATAAAGGTTTCATCAATTTTGCGGCACAATACCTCCAAAGAGGCTATACGAACAGGGGCGGCTTAGATACCCGTCCGTTATTATATTCCGCAAGCCCAACTAAAGGTTCAACAGAAACTGAGGCTGATTTTCAAGCCCGTTTTGCAAGCTTAAAGGCTGCTGATGATGCAAGGGCAAGAGCAAATGGCTTGGATAGAAACAACATGCGCGTGGGTAACTCCGACTCAAAAAACGGTGGTGGTTTCTTAAACGGACAGTTTAATTTTGGCAAAACCACTCAATTGTACTATGCAGCTGGCTTTACCCATAAAACAGGTAGTGCAGCGGGGTTTTATCGCCTGCCAACACAAACAACACAGATTGATTTATCCATCTATCCTAATGGATTTTTGCCTTTCATCGATACTAAGATTAATGATTATTCATTCTCTGCCGGATTAAGGGGTAAAATAGGCACTTGGGATTACGACCTAAGTAATACAAGTGGAGAAAATACCATTGAGTTTAATATTGACAACACGGTAAATGCCTCTTTACCAACAGGCACAAGCCCTACTTCGTTTTATGCAGGAGAATTGCTGTTCAGACAAAACACCAGTAATCTTGATTTAAGCAAAAAGCACACTTTTGACAGTGGATTTTTAACTTCATTAAATACCGCATTTGGTGCTGAATTCAGGATAGACAATTACCAGATCAAAGAAGGTGAGCTTTTGTCCTATTCAAATGGCGGAAGATTGATCGGAACATCTCCTACGGCATCAGGTGCGCAGGTATTCCCTGGCTTTAAGCCAAGCAACGCATTAGACAAATCGAGGCACAACGTTGGTGCTTATGCCGATCTTGAAGCTGAGTTTGGTCCCCGGGTAACTTTAGGGGCTGCTGGCCGTTACGAAAATTACAGTGATTTCGGTTCTAACTTCTCATATAAATTTACGGGTAAGGTTAAACTTTTTGGTGATATTTCGCTGCGTGGAGCTTATTCCACAGGATTTAGGGCGCCATCTTTACACCAACAATATTTCAATAATGAGAGTACACAGTTTGTGGGTACCAATGCTACTCAGGTTTTAACGGTAAATAATGCAAACCCTATTGTGGCCCAATTTGGTGTAGGCGCATTAAAACCTGAAATATCTAAATCGGGAAGTTTAGGTTTAGCAGGCAAAATCGCCAAAACCTTTACTTTTACCATCGATGCTTATAACATTGATATCAGCGACCGTATTGTTTTCTCCAGTCAATATGCCCGCGAACGTGTTGGCGGTGTTTTAGTGCCAACCGGTGTAGTGAACCAAATTTTAAATACGGTAGATCCTACAGCGCAAATTAACAGTGTACAGTTTTTTACCAACGCCATTACCACCAATACAGCAGGTATCGATGTGGTTTTAACCAACAGGTTTAATTTAGGCGCAAAAAGCAGTCTGATTTTAAGCGTTGCTGGTAACGTTAATAAAACCGTGGTGAGAAGTATCCAGGGTTCTGATAAAATTGAAAGTGATCCTACATTAAAGGCTAAACTTTTCGATCGTTTAGAACGCTCCCGTTTCGAAAGTTCTGTGCCAAAGAATAAATTGAATATCACAGCAACCTATAATGTAAATAAACTATCGTTTGTGGCCAGAACAGTCCGTTTTGGCGAGGTTACCTATTTAAATGCAATCGATCCTAACGTTGCTGCCAATGGCTTACCAACACAATTGGATCAGACTTTTGCGCCAAAATGGATAACTGATTTCTCGGTAAGCTATGCCGCAAATAAAACCTGGTCTGCTACGGTAGGAGCCAATAATATTTTTGATATTTACCCTGATAAGTTATATATCGATCCGCGTAATAATGAAAATAATTTGAGCGGAAACGTTGCGGGCAATTATTCAGGGGGATTAGACAATACCTCGAATGGAAGGTTTTTGTACCCAAGAGCCGTTAGCCAGTTTGGTTTTAGTGGTAGGTATGTATATGGCAAAATTGCCTGTACATTTTAA
- a CDS encoding UDP-N-acetylmuramoyl-tripeptide--D-alanyl-D-alanine ligase (product_source=KO:K01929; cath_funfam=3.40.1190.10,3.40.1390.10; cog=COG0770; ko=KO:K01929; pfam=PF01225,PF02875,PF08245; superfamily=53244,53623,63418; tigrfam=TIGR01143), with amino-acid sequence MTNTETLYQHYLQHKIISTDTRNISPGCIFFALKGDLFNANEFAAQAIEKGAAYAVVDEEKYAKNSQCLLVEDVLSTLQDLARHHREQLNIPVIGLTGSNGKTTSKELVNAVLAERYKTFATFGNLNNHIGVPLSILSITGEVQIAVIEMGANHQKEIELLCTIAEPTHGIITNVGMAHLDGFGGFEGVKKGKAELYAYLKETHGYTFINRDNPYLLEMSTAAGLNKLIYYGTENGNTIKGELKSSDPFIEVDWTNHEVSSSVKTNLTGSYNFENILAAICIGDFFDMTPEEINNGLANYQPKNNRSQLTKTEKNTVICDFYNANPSSMTAALKNIAVLSANKKTAILGDMFELGPESHGQHELIAKQANESGLDQIIFIGKDFYSFKDSFKGTFFESPAEAAAYLQENPVQDHLVLLKGSRGMKLESLLQYL; translated from the coding sequence ATGACAAATACAGAAACCCTTTATCAGCATTACTTACAGCATAAAATTATTTCTACCGATACAAGAAACATTAGCCCGGGTTGTATCTTTTTTGCACTTAAAGGAGATCTTTTTAATGCCAACGAATTTGCTGCTCAAGCTATTGAAAAGGGCGCAGCGTATGCAGTTGTAGATGAAGAAAAGTATGCGAAAAATAGTCAGTGCCTATTGGTTGAAGATGTATTAAGCACTTTGCAGGATCTGGCACGCCATCACCGCGAACAATTAAATATCCCGGTAATCGGTTTAACAGGTAGTAATGGCAAAACAACCAGCAAAGAATTGGTAAATGCTGTTTTAGCAGAACGATACAAAACCTTTGCCACATTCGGCAATTTAAACAACCACATTGGTGTTCCGTTATCTATCTTGTCCATCACTGGCGAGGTGCAGATTGCGGTAATCGAAATGGGAGCAAACCACCAAAAGGAAATAGAACTGCTTTGTACCATTGCTGAGCCCACACATGGCATTATTACCAATGTTGGCATGGCACATTTAGATGGATTCGGCGGATTTGAAGGGGTAAAAAAGGGGAAAGCAGAACTTTATGCTTATTTAAAAGAAACCCATGGTTATACTTTTATCAATAGAGACAATCCATACTTGCTTGAAATGAGCACCGCTGCAGGCTTAAACAAACTTATTTATTACGGAACAGAAAATGGTAACACCATTAAAGGCGAATTAAAAAGCAGCGATCCTTTTATCGAGGTAGATTGGACCAACCACGAAGTTTCATCATCGGTTAAAACCAATTTAACAGGAAGCTATAATTTCGAAAACATTCTTGCTGCAATCTGCATTGGCGATTTCTTTGACATGACTCCCGAAGAAATTAACAATGGCCTTGCTAATTATCAGCCAAAAAATAATCGTTCTCAATTAACCAAAACAGAAAAGAATACGGTAATCTGTGATTTTTATAATGCAAACCCAAGCAGCATGACCGCTGCACTGAAAAATATCGCAGTATTATCGGCTAATAAAAAGACTGCCATTTTGGGTGATATGTTTGAGCTTGGACCAGAATCTCACGGACAACATGAACTCATTGCGAAACAGGCAAATGAAAGCGGCTTGGATCAAATTATTTTTATCGGGAAGGATTTCTATTCATTTAAAGACAGTTTTAAGGGCACATTTTTTGAAAGTCCGGCTGAAGCAGCAGCATATTTACAGGAAAACCCGGTTCAGGATCATTTGGTATTGTTAAAAGGATCAAGAGGAATGAAACTGGAAAGTTTGCTCCAATATTTATAA
- a CDS encoding TonB-linked SusC/RagA family outer membrane protein (product_source=TIGR04056; cath_funfam=2.170.130.10,2.60.40.1120; cleavage_site_network=SignalP-noTM; cog=COG1629; pfam=PF00593,PF07715,PF13715; superfamily=49464,56935; tigrfam=TIGR04056) — protein MKKLLQSLFVLLLFASIAMAQERTVVGTVTSKEDGAPIPGVSIKVIGTNIGVSTGADGKFSLKISSDAKSLQFSSLGFSTQTVSIGASNIINVVLLPDSKILGEVVVTALGIKREKRTLTYSTQEVSGGALVDAKENNLVNALAGKVAGVQITNSSGAAGGSSKIVIRGNTSLTGENGALFILDGVPIDNSEAGNPDGALSAGGTSNRAIDIDPNIIESVTILKGAAASALYGAAAARGVVIITTKTGKGKPSVTLSSGITFDNPIFPEFQDKYAQGSNGVYVDGNNGQLSSSSWGPLIDGLMVNGQPVEKHDPRKEFFKTGFTTDNTLAVNGSTDNSTYLVSYSYLKTNGTVPSTDFGRHSLFTKFSNKVTKDITVTGQFNYVNSVNNRLAEGNGLASPYWTVYAAPISWNPFPTTNPDGSQRVYRAARNNPYWLVDNTKFVSAVNRFLPVLTVSYNPLPWLTITERGGADIYNDNSNYHEAQGIVGGESEDGKMYNREINYKQFNNDIIVEAKKNFNENWFGSILVGNNILSNSQRIVFDKGVGLSAVDFYNINNASTQLSSINNYTKRKVGYYAQLTTEYKRMLSFSLTGRYDGTSVLSQDKNYYPYGSASAAFIFTEPLHLEDNAILNFGKIRLSYSYVGNDNVGPYALTTPYLHPVISNIEFPYDKNNGFLMTNTYGDPNLKNEGLKEFETGIELKMFKSRLSIEATYFDKKSIDLITTTPNYAIIGF, from the coding sequence ATGAAGAAACTATTACAAAGTTTGTTCGTTCTGCTGCTATTTGCATCTATTGCAATGGCGCAAGAAAGAACTGTTGTGGGCACGGTTACATCAAAAGAAGATGGTGCTCCAATCCCGGGGGTAAGTATAAAAGTAATTGGTACCAATATAGGCGTATCAACTGGAGCAGACGGGAAATTCTCCTTAAAAATTTCGTCAGATGCAAAAAGTTTGCAATTCTCTTCATTAGGATTCTCTACACAAACTGTAAGCATAGGTGCTTCTAATATAATTAATGTTGTATTACTCCCGGATTCTAAAATTTTAGGAGAGGTGGTAGTAACAGCCTTAGGCATAAAAAGGGAGAAACGTACGCTTACCTACTCTACACAAGAGGTTAGTGGAGGTGCTTTGGTAGATGCAAAGGAAAACAATTTGGTGAATGCCTTAGCCGGTAAAGTGGCTGGTGTGCAGATTACAAACTCAAGCGGTGCTGCCGGAGGATCTTCAAAAATTGTAATCCGGGGAAATACCTCATTAACTGGAGAAAATGGAGCGCTTTTTATTCTGGATGGTGTGCCTATCGATAACTCTGAAGCAGGTAATCCTGATGGTGCACTAAGTGCCGGGGGAACATCCAACCGTGCCATCGATATAGACCCGAACATTATTGAAAGTGTAACGATATTAAAAGGAGCTGCCGCGAGTGCCTTGTACGGCGCTGCCGCAGCCAGAGGCGTAGTAATTATTACAACCAAAACAGGAAAAGGAAAACCTTCTGTAACCTTAAGCTCTGGAATAACATTTGATAACCCTATCTTTCCTGAGTTTCAAGATAAGTATGCCCAGGGAAGCAATGGTGTTTATGTTGATGGAAATAATGGCCAGCTAAGTTCATCTTCATGGGGACCGCTTATCGATGGTTTAATGGTAAACGGACAACCGGTAGAGAAACATGATCCCAGAAAGGAGTTCTTTAAAACAGGTTTTACAACAGATAATACTTTAGCAGTAAATGGTTCAACGGATAATTCAACTTATCTCGTTTCCTATTCCTATTTAAAAACTAACGGAACAGTGCCATCAACAGATTTTGGACGACATTCATTATTTACAAAATTTTCTAATAAAGTCACAAAAGATATCACTGTTACCGGGCAGTTTAACTATGTTAATTCTGTAAATAACCGTTTGGCTGAAGGTAATGGATTGGCCAGCCCGTATTGGACTGTTTATGCGGCTCCTATCTCGTGGAATCCATTCCCAACCACAAACCCTGACGGCTCACAACGTGTATACCGGGCAGCCAGAAACAATCCATATTGGTTAGTAGATAATACCAAGTTTGTATCTGCAGTTAACCGCTTTTTACCTGTACTTACAGTAAGTTATAATCCTTTGCCATGGTTAACCATAACCGAACGTGGTGGTGCTGACATTTACAATGATAACAGTAACTACCATGAAGCACAAGGAATAGTAGGTGGAGAATCTGAAGATGGTAAGATGTATAACCGTGAAATAAATTACAAACAGTTTAATAATGACATTATTGTAGAGGCCAAAAAGAACTTTAATGAAAATTGGTTTGGTAGCATACTTGTAGGTAACAATATTCTAAGCAATTCTCAAAGGATTGTGTTTGATAAAGGAGTAGGTTTATCGGCGGTTGATTTTTACAATATTAACAATGCCTCTACTCAATTATCTTCCATAAATAATTACACCAAAAGAAAAGTTGGCTATTATGCACAGTTAACAACAGAATATAAAAGAATGTTATCATTTTCATTAACAGGTCGTTATGATGGTACTTCGGTTTTGAGTCAGGATAAAAATTATTATCCATATGGTTCAGCATCGGCAGCCTTTATTTTTACCGAGCCACTTCATTTAGAAGATAATGCCATATTAAATTTTGGTAAGATCAGACTGTCATATTCGTACGTTGGAAACGATAATGTAGGCCCTTATGCACTAACTACACCTTATCTTCATCCTGTAATTTCGAACATTGAATTCCCTTACGATAAAAACAATGGGTTTTTAATGACCAATACGTATGGTGATCCTAATCTTAAAAATGAAGGATTAAAAGAGTTTGAAACGGGAATCGAATTAAAAATGTTTAAAAGTAGATTAAGTATAGAAGCTACATATTTCGACAAAAAAAGCATTGATTTGATTACCACTACTCCCAATTACGCCATCATCGGGTTTTAA
- a CDS encoding hypothetical protein (product_source=Hypo-rule applied; superfamily=56935), with translation MYNRGIELILNGTPIKTKDITWNIGLNFSKIKNEVTELGKDLDNIQFAGFTNPGIFAYKNQPYGVIFGSRYKRNNDGKMLIDDEGYPIIDDQLGVIGNTTPKWNAGLTTSFSYKGLSLSAVFDMRYGGDVYNLDGHYLDFYGTTKKTEDRTATKIFDGIRESDGAVNTTVAKLDQGYYQNNESVVDETGVEDGTYYKLRQLSLSYTFNPSLLKKTPFKGLSIAATGRNLWIYAPHYTGSDPEVSLYGTGNGASFTNFVTPTNRSYNFAIKATF, from the coding sequence ATGTACAATAGAGGTATAGAATTAATCCTTAACGGCACACCAATTAAAACAAAAGATATCACCTGGAATATTGGACTTAACTTCTCAAAAATTAAAAATGAAGTTACAGAACTGGGTAAAGATTTGGATAATATCCAGTTTGCCGGCTTTACAAACCCAGGTATTTTCGCCTATAAAAACCAACCTTATGGAGTAATATTCGGTTCCAGGTATAAAAGAAATAATGATGGCAAAATGTTGATTGATGATGAAGGTTATCCAATCATTGACGATCAACTTGGTGTAATTGGAAATACAACGCCAAAGTGGAATGCTGGGCTAACAACAAGTTTCTCTTATAAAGGATTGAGCTTATCTGCAGTATTTGATATGAGGTATGGTGGTGATGTTTATAATTTAGATGGTCACTATTTAGATTTTTATGGAACAACCAAAAAAACTGAAGATAGAACAGCAACTAAAATATTTGATGGGATTAGAGAAAGTGACGGTGCTGTAAATACAACAGTAGCGAAGCTTGACCAGGGATATTACCAAAATAATGAGAGCGTGGTTGATGAAACTGGTGTAGAAGATGGTACCTATTATAAATTAAGACAGTTAAGTTTATCCTACACCTTTAACCCATCGCTTTTAAAGAAAACCCCATTTAAAGGATTGAGTATAGCGGCTACAGGCAGAAACTTATGGATTTATGCCCCCCATTATACAGGTTCAGATCCAGAAGTGAGTTTGTATGGAACAGGTAATGGCGCAAGTTTTACCAATTTTGTTACCCCGACAAACAGGAGTTATAATTTTGCAATAAAAGCAACCTTTTAA